From Quercus robur chromosome 8, dhQueRobu3.1, whole genome shotgun sequence:
TTTTAAAATCATCAGAAATATGGTTTAAGGGAATGTTCTCTTACTTCTTCCCAAGGAATTGTCCCATTCGAGCTTCCCATCGACCACATTTGTGCAGGGTTACACCTCTGTATTTTGAGCTCCCTCGTGCGAATCCAGTGCTTTGACGACGAAGAGTATGAATAAATTCTTCCTTAGTCATATTCCTGGTCTGCGAATCAACCAAACCACAATTAATATgcaaaataaaactcaaaaaatttcaGCCAGTAGCAATTAAACAAATCCCACTTCTACCTGTTTCATATCATCCTCATAATCGTTTACACTAAAATTGATATCAGCATCAATCCCCCGGAACTTAATTGCAGCTCGATCATATGCTCTGAAATCACAAGGTCCAAATTTAGGAAAATTTAACAAAAGCATGACACAAAGTATGAGCTTCATTCAAAATATCAAGCATATCAACTCACCTAGCCGCAGCATGAGCAGTGTCAAATCCACCTAACAAATCCCAACACCAGAATTCATCAAGATATCCcagaaccaaaaaagaaatcattcATTGAATTAATTTCcccaataaaatcaaattacacAAAGAGATCATCATCTACTTACCTAAATATACTTGCTTTCCACAATCCCTGTATACacataaaaaaggaaatgaatTAATAACATTGAAGAAAACATATATACAAACCCTCCAATACAAAGAAAACAGATAATTGATTCATTTGCATAGCACAAAACCAGTTATGTAACTTCCTATACTATAAGAGTCAAAGATCAATAAAGAACATTAAACCATTGATGACATATAAAAACAGCTTCTTTCTTTAAGAATAAACAaacatatactttttttaatatatatatatatatatataccatataTGTGATTCCCATCGCCCGGTTCTCCGGTAAAACGTTACGCCCCGGTACTGAGAGCTCCGGGACCTCGGTCCCCGTCTACTTTTCCTGGCTTGCTGTTGCTTCTGCTGCGTAATTCTCAGCTCAGGCTGACCTCTTCCAGAGTCAGCAAACGACAAGTTCAACCATTGAGTCTTTGTCGACGACAACGAAGAAGATGATGATCCTAAGATGAACTCTGATTCCCTGGATTCTCTTACTCCGGTGACCGGAAAAAGTGTCCTTGTAACAAGTTCTGAACTTGGGGTTTTTTGTTTGACCTCGTCGGTGTTGTGGACacagtatttttcttttctcttcaagATGTCAAACATGAACTCAGAGGAGGAGTTGTTGGAAGAGTCCTCATCTCCGGCATTGGTTGGAGCTTCTTCAGCATTGACGATGGAGGAGGTGGAGGTGCCAGAGTCTTCTGGGAGCTTCACCAACTCCATTACCGTTTCTTTTTCATCACAAACTGAATTGTTTGAAAGGATATCAACATTGAGATCCAACATGGTTTTTTTAGGCTGTTGAGTGTTGatctttgaagaaaaaaatgggtctttttgttttttacttagTATTGTGTGTTTGACACGGAAACCCCATTTGCATAGCTGAATTTTCTTCAAGAAATATTAGCCAAAAAAGGAAATCTCTTTGAATGAAGACTGGGAAGGTTGCTTGAGCTAGCTTCTTATGTGTAATGGTAGGAGACAGAGAGAGATGTGATCGTAAggtgttgaaaaaaaaaaaaacggcaGTCTTGAGGTTCTATAAGGACAAATGGATCAGAAAGAAAAGTCCTGCAAAggcgaagagagagagagagaagaagaagaagaataatggAAAAGAAGAAACTGATGAGATAGGCAATAATAGATGATCAGAGGTTTGTGAAGCACAAGAAACTGGCTGagcaacttaaaagaaagagatgGGGACGTGTTAACATTGTAGGTAGAGCATGGTTACACTTGGCCATTTTACTTCGCAAATACTAGTACTTATATATATTCACTCGGAATATTTTCTCACATAATTGGGACAAAGCTTAGTTTAAACCTtgtattttaggttttttaattacatttaattatatgatttattaGTCAATACAGCTCATTTAGGTGACTAATTAGCTCATTGGCTAATGCAGTTTCTTGTTAATGGCTACAACTTTCAACTTACAATTGGTATCATCTTTATCCACACTGTTTTTTGATGTGCTAAACCAGTTTCAAGTTTGGGCAAATTTTAGATACAGTTATTTAAGTAATGATGTATGTTAAGTTttccaattaatttttaattatatggtTTATTAGTCAATGCAACACAATTATGTGGCTTATTAGCTTATTGACTATTGCACTTCTTTGTGTATAATTACATCTTTTGAGTTTTACCTTTTAAATTCCAattctttattttggataattcaatagttgaggGTACCGAAATTTAACCTCTAGCCGtctcttttgaaaatattatgagtAGTAAATTGAGCTATAAGGCTATTGACTTTTAAGTTTCAACTTCATTACTATTTCTATTATGCTCTTTTTcaagaatattataaattagAGCTTTAAAGTACCCTACTTACCAAATTAGTAGAAAAACAATAACATAGTACTAATTATTAGCAACCAATTAACTCACTAattttcctctaaaaaaaaaactaactcaCTAATGACATCGTTTATATCCAAACACAAATCTTAACATAGTTTGACTTTGTGCAACTTGTGTTGTTGGCAATTAAGtataataataagtaattaaGTTTCAACCATACAAATCAAAATTAACTTTGAAgaagtggaatgtcaaatagATCTTAGGTTGACGTGTCATGAACGTATGGAAGTGATGTTACGTGTTAATATTATTGGTAAAAGTTGTGACTTAGAAAAAACAACTTCATGGTAGAACCGTAGAACTAGAAGACAATTAGTTTTCCTTAATCCAACATCTTCTTGGGACTAAAGGAATCTTACATTGTTGAGATTTTTTCATGCAAGTTGATTGAAGTAAGTTTGGTCCACAAAAAGTTAATCTCACGACATAGACACCCTCGCCTCCAAACCTAACTTCACTTCTATCTCCAAATTTGGAATTTGTGATTTCTTCAAAGATTATAATATTAAGTTATTAACTTTAGCAAGTCCTATACGATAATATCAACATGACAGTAGCTTTGcatattaaaatccaaaaaattgtgtttctttATGTGACTCTCATAGATGGAAATAACGCAGAAATTACACTATTTCCTCCATTTTCAATATACTAACAGTATATACCTAAACAGTCCTTTTCACATTACCAATATTTATTCATATCTGGTTGTTCAGTCTTTAATGTACCTAAAAAAAGTTGACAACAGagtgaaatacaaaaaaaaagttaggaactTTCTTGGTTATTACAAGAGCCATCATGGCGTAGAGCATAAATGGCCAAATGGGTCATAAAAAGTAAATTATGAAACCGCCAAATCCTAGAGTCCAAATCCCAAATCCTATATTAGTATTGCTTGTTTTGGGTTGTATCCTACACCTTAATTTCTGGAAACTAGGAAAAGCATTTCCCTAAGTGGTAAAGTCATAGGTTTTAATTGCGATATAGGTGGGCGCGTCTAATGACTTTAGACTTCATATGGTCACCAAATAGCATACGCGTAGAGTGGAATTTCATTTTCCACGCGCGATATTATTCATCAAAATCTTTACACACCCAATTCGGGAAACTTTTtcaagaaaatgttttcattgattatttttttctatgatTTCAATACCTTTATGGTACTCCACGTGTCAGTCAGTGATAGGTACGAAACCTCCAGAGACTAATAGGGATATCATAGCCTGATCCCAAAACTTGCTAAAGCTGGACAACGTTGACTGTACACTATATATGAAGGACCACCCCTTCCTTATGTGATAACGGTCCCCCCCCACCCACCCCCCCTCTCTTATAGAGAGAGATTCAATAAATCGAGCAGTTATAGGTTGGGCCACTCATCCCCTTAAGTTGGcgcaacaaaataaatagaatgTGGCCGAAACTACTTCAAATATCATAAGAATTTATTTACCtacttcattttaatttatgtttttatgttcGATTATTAGTATGAACTATAAACAACGTTTTCTTCCAAACCATgttgaaaaaatattctctAATCCATACGTGGTAGTTTATAAGATCATATACATGATTATTAGGTAAGTCATGTTACTAAAAAATACGAGGATGTTTATTTAATTTACCATATAATAAGTTAGACAAAATTTTATCTTACTAGTATTAATAAGGATGTTATGCCAATGACACAATGGTAcctagggtgtgtttggatagaacttattttgctgaaactgaaaactgaaaactgaaaactgaaaacactgtaacaaaataatttttaaatgtgtgaatagtgctgtgggacccatttttaatgaaaaaatggataaaaaatgaaatttgtgggtccgtgaacagtgcatatatgcactgttcactgcagaaagtcagcttttgcggttactgttcaatgaacagtaaccgcaataccCAAAATgcgtgaaaaccaaaaaaaaaaaaaaaaaaaaaaaaaaaaaaggaacaaacgCAGACGCAAACGGAAgaaacgtggatccaaacatTGCCCTAGTCCAAGGTTAACAATCTTGTTCAAGTAACCATTTCGATTTGTCCATTAATGGTTTACTTTGAcatactattttataatataaatatatatgtgagagagagagagagagagagagagagatgcgaAATAGATTTTATCTAATTCTTGATGATGCACACAATACCATTTGTTAACATGTCCAAACAAACTTTGAAATACTTGCCAAAAACAAACACGCAGCATACTAGTGTGGTACTGGTCAAGatttttcaattatataatATGTCTAGTTAACAGGTGCCCTTAGAGCATTTGTCAATAAACcatttttaaaaggttttgATAGTATCTTTAAAAGGTTTTGATAGTGCttttatagaaaatagaaaaagttgtcaaaatattgattttttttctttttttcccataaaaacttttctaaaatgttTCAATATTAAATGTCCTTATAACATCTGTTTATACACCCTTTAGATAgatgaataatgctagagatagattttattttattttattttttgagaatcaaatggATTTTTTTACATGCCTAATATTATATCCCTCAtatggaaattttttacaatatgtATATTGTTTTTATGGGTatgatatattaatttattctttactagtagcattttattttattactttagTAGTAACATGGTTACGcataggggtgtcaatgttcgactcAACTCGTGAACACGACATGAACCCAACACGGGTTTTTGCGGGTTAGGGTTgtgccttaatgggtttgggtcataaacaaGTCAACCCGAACGTGACACGATAAaaaacgtgtcataagcggaTCAACCCGCataacccgcaatagacacgtttgacacgccaatttatttgtgtcaacccaaaATGACCtacttaacacaacccgtttaacttgtataacaaataaatattcattttattttagatttgtcaaataccttttatatccaacatatattttaaatttaaaaagagaagtgagtaattacaaaaacttataagtgatataattggaaattgaaactttacaaatcctagatctctaaaccctaaatctctaaaccttcttataaatatcttatttatttatttatttatttatttttatttcagttGTACTACCCACTCTATTATCTTATAGACTCACACCCAATTCTCAAACTCGAAGTCTCAAACCGgatattgctctctctctctctctctctcatgtgtttagtgagttttagaatttataaaaaaaaaaaaaaaaaaaaaaaaaaaaaaaaaaaaaaaaaaaccattttcctGGTGTTTCAAAATTCTGTATTAATTTTTTCTACATAATGCTTTTGTTCTATAAACTTCAAACCCATGTGTCGTTATTAATATATGAGATATATTAATTGTTGATTAAGGCCACAGTTGCAGCTTTTGTTTTAtgtcaaggttttttttttttttttttttttttttttttttttgtgtttgtattagTGTTGGACACCATCTGCATATCTTGCAAGTGGGTTTATTGAGATAGTTTATAAACTAGATCTGATGGGTACtacttttaaaattgttgaggcatgatcatattttgtaactactaatacttatatatatatatatggcatagtacttgcacaaatgaaattggatgagcttgtggaagattttatgaatttggacatcaacaaagaatctatggatgataatcgtaGTCATAGTCAAGATTAGTTTACTGTTTGCtccaattctttcaatattgatatttagcatttggcaaattctaaggatattatatttttgttaaactatattatttcattttttgttaaactatgttattttaaatttgggttgaagtttatgcacttcttttagagtgtaaagaacttatttctagatgaatattatatttttgttgaactatattattttgaatgtgggttgaagacttgaagtgtatgcactgcttttgggatgtaaaaaaaaatatttctagatggatgttatatttaatattatgtaggTTAAAATgagttgtgttacattcgtgtcaacccaacacaaCTTGTTTATTAAGCGTGACAAATGGGTTAGatcaggtcaacccgccttattaacaggtcgaGTTAGgattgaaggatcatgacacgattattaaatgggttgggttagggttgagccatttagttgAATACCCTTACcttgacacgacacgaacccaacacgctaacccgaattgacacccctagttaCGCATTATAATAATTTCGTTACATTTATTGAAAACTAATGGTCACAGTGAATAGTtttcttcctaaaaaaaatagtttagtattttttattatattttttcaaattaaattgtaATATGATCAAATTAGAAAATGTATACATTAAATCCAAGTTTTTGCAAACATCACATGttaacacacatttttttttaataaacaataaaaaaattcacatatgATAGCATTTTTGACACATTCATTAATCATTAATAACTTAAATcaaattaatcaataattattcttttcaaAAGCTCAGCtaatactttttgaaattttcaaaaaatattttcaagattcaaaattttcattcctcatttatcaaataatttatttaaaaaaaattattcttaaaaaaattattaaaatattaaaagctCTAGTATTGTACGGTGtacacaataaatatttttttttttggtagaaacaataaataatatatgaacCATGAATGTACCATCTCCCCACCATTAATATTACATCTACCTATtataatgattttattttaaagaattgaTGCTCATCTCTCTCGTAGCCATACTTTTTAACTATCacttcttaaaagttaaaataaccacacaaaaaaaaaaaaatatatatatatatatatatataaaagttatttTTACCAAGTGGAAAAAGACGAAGGAAATGACGAGGAACTGTAATTTATACGGATTTGTCCTTTCCTTAAAAATGTGAATGTCGTGTCTTTGACATTTCAAAAAGGGAGGGCCTCTTGGTCTTGGcgaaagtaaaaaagaaaaaataaggagGGCCTCTTGTGTACCATTCTCAGACcataattttggatttttcagggacccaaatccaaattttaacaaaatacagATTCATTTGTGTACTTTACTTTATCTTTATTCACATGAAAAACAAGGCCATTAGATTTTCATTGTtatcactgttttttttttttttttttatagagagacTTTCATTTTACTAGGAATCTTGCTTAGATGACctaagtgtgagtttggatagcgCGTTTTAGTGCGGCTgtgttttttttagtgggttcaTGGGCACCGTTCATGGGACCCGCAAATACGGAAAAATGCAAATCTAACTTTAAAATtaggtcccacggcactattcacacagttaaaaattattttgctacagtgttttttgttttcagtttttagttttcagtaataaatgaatccaaacaaaccctaattgTCCCTTTAATAGTGTCAAAATCAGTAAAAATATCGTAAAGACATGAAAAATGATATCTAGTAGCTCTTTACACCACTTgattttgaattaatatttcagaattttcattgtttgaattatatattatttatttaatatttatatatcaaatatcatgtcaatcaaatattattttctatttcatcCGCATGCTCaaatatataaatgtaaaattcaaaaaccttaaaatttactcattttttaattattggttTCTAATCATCTTGATATTTTGTAagtgtataaaatataattagatCATGTAATCTAATtatataattgtaaaaaaaaaaaaaaaaatcaataacaatttattgaGTGATGTAAcgttaactaaaataatttttttggataagctaAAATAACACGAGACATAACATAAACTCAACCATATTTTTATGAGCAGTTTTATTAGAATATTTATACTAAAATCATTTTACCAAATAATATGACATCATAAAGATACATGAAAAAACATaacatgagaagaaaaaaaagtttaatttcctcatgtaaaaatattgtaaattatatattatattacacaaaacacaaaagtaGGTGCAGTTACATTAATGCAAACAAAAGTGCCTAACATGATTATATTCTACTCTGGCATTGCAGCCTGAATTTAGTTCTTAAAATTAATTGCTTCAAAGAGAGTCAAAGATCTATTTTCTCGAGTAGAGATATATATAGAGATCTACTAGATGTGTTTTAGCTCTTGATTTTATTAACATAATGCATTGTTTTAATGTAAATATgtaatgtattattattattattattattattatatgtgaGTGACTGTGCTGTAGATTATGCTTGCTTGACTGGAAGAGAATCACGTGTTTGATTTGCATAGTGAAGTGCCTCTTCCCTTGTTTCAAAAGGCAAATGTTTGCCTTTCGTGGACCACAATGTCGTACCTATGAAATTACGTCTTTCACACTTCTGCTTTAGGTTTGAGGCTACATATTATATtactattataatttatatatatatatatatatattgtgggagggggggggggtccAAAACAGCTAATAGGATAGGTAAGGACATTTCCGAAGAGGTAAACTTCATGGAATATTGGCGGTATACCCTTGGAAAGTACTCACCTGACCTGTGAAGAGGTTGAACTACTATAATTGGCAAGGGCACCAAGGACTCCTACCTAACCTCGGAAAGTCAAAAGTCAGGGGTAAGGGGAGCACGACACAACCTGGAGGAGAAAAATGGTAACTTGGCACTgaacaagaaagagaagaaaaaggaaggaaaaagcAGTCATCCcctctgcattaaatgcactgcaaccACTTAGCTAACCGTATTAATGGGGAAATGAATATGAATAGTCTCACACAGCTCACACCTTAATGTAAAACCTTATAGCAAGGccttgatgggacaaatatcaagAAAATCTGATCTTAACCCTCCAAATGTAGAGTCTAGATGCATTTTGGCTAACTATATAAAGTCAAGAAGCACCTAGACCAAGGTGAGGGATTCtttttgagaagagagagagagaaatggaccAATTGTAGCATCTTCCTCAGACTCAACTAAACCAGAGGATGAGCACTTAGCCATTCTAAGGATTTTTCCAATTGAATATATTCACTTCACGCTAGAGATTGATttgactattaatttttgttacatAATGGGAACTTAAAGGTTGACCTTACATTccatttctaaaaattaattatgtgaTCAAATAGTAATACGATTAAAacctgctttttttttttttttttttgagaaataactacaacatgctgctaaccccgcaactcgaaccctttcccccctagacccccaaacactttgtgcatggggaggtgTCAATTCAGCTATAAAGCCTTTGGCAAACTTGCTTAATTTTTCTGTTTTACactttgccccccccccccccccccccccccccccacacacacacacacacacacacacacacacacacacacacacacacatatatatatatacatatattataaaatttaaggtTCGCTAGCTTATGATAATTGcacatttttactttttattataagagcaagatattaattgatttttagtaCAAGTGAGAATAAATATCATGtctcttatttaactattaaaACTTTACTTGTTGAGTTACCTAAAACTCATAAGTTGAATTTCTTTCCAAAAACATATTAACACATAAACAATGTAAAAAACTGAGAAGAAAAACGTAAATTACAAGTTGTGCTTAGCAAGTAGCAACTAATAAttaattgtatatattatttgcaTGAATTGGTTATTGTCAAACCCAAAATAGTACAAGATAACGtctgagaaaaaaaatggaacacaAAGTAGCTCGATTTTATCAAATACTATTTGATGGATTGGGATTTGGTGCTCCGTGCAATTCACCCAAGTCcttcacaattttattttacttttttaccttcatctttttacttttttattttttattttttatacttaatggttgagatttaaAGTCGCATTTTGCGACTTTAAATCTCAACCATCCATACCAGTTGCATCAGGTGCAATACCATAGGTATTGCACCTGATCTCaatccctattttttttttttttttttgagaatcatctCAATCCCTATTTGATAATCACAAATCTCTGTTTttgtattataattattttccgTGTCAGACTAGTTCttcttaaatataatatatatttttcatgtaaaaaataaatataatatatatttagtgaACAGATATGATGAGGCTTCCCACAATTTTTCTCTTCCACAATAAGTAGTTGACGTTTTTGTATATGCATTATAATTCATGGCATGAAGATGATGGTAAGGAAGTCATTGCACTTTTAAGAGAATGACTAGTATCCGCACCATAAATAGTTGTCATGATTAGACCTTAAATCATACCAATTATAAGCACAATGTGATGTttacttaaaaaacaaaaaacttttaatgATACCACAGTAAAAATTGCTTTCAGATTGGCTCAAATACACTTTCAGCCCTAAAGTTtgagattatttttgttttggatattttacgctttaaaatttttattttgatatcttatattttgtttggttgtcaTATTGGTCATGTTACCTATTTCTGTTAGTGATTTAATCATCCCTAATATGTTTTTCTACCTAATAATGGAGGTTCTGCAATCGATCTAATAAGTATTTgatgaaatagttttttttttttttttttttgagaaacttgatGAAATAGTTAAACATGAAGGATGTTTATTGGTCAAGTTATTAATGATAATTGACAATAGAGTAAATATGAAGATGAACTCAAAACATGAAGGTCAAAATGAAATTAACTCCAAACTTTAAGAACCAAGAGTGTACTTTAGTATTTGAAttctaatatttaattttcacaatgaaatatttatatttcaaataaaaagaatccTAATACAATAATAACATctataaaaaggagaaaatgaaagTTCTTTTTCCTTGCTAAATAAAGAAGCAACTTcaaatctaaaatattttatggatcAATCCTCTATTCTCAAACTTGAATTTTTACCCATCATTCATGTAAAATGAGAGAATACCACATCATTGTATTCTAGAAATACTCTAATattcttttcctattttt
This genomic window contains:
- the LOC126697341 gene encoding ethylene-responsive transcription factor RAP2-7-like produces the protein MLDLNVDILSNNSVCDEKETVMELVKLPEDSGTSTSSIVNAEEAPTNAGDEDSSNNSSSEFMFDILKRKEKYCVHNTDEVKQKTPSSELVTRTLFPVTGVRESRESEFILGSSSSSLSSTKTQWLNLSFADSGRGQPELRITQQKQQQARKSRRGPRSRSSQYRGVTFYRRTGRWESHIWDCGKQVYLGGFDTAHAAARAYDRAAIKFRGIDADINFSVNDYEDDMKQTRNMTKEEFIHTLRRQSTGFARGSSKYRGVTLHKCGRWEARMGQFLGKKAYDMAAIKCNGREAVTNFEPSTYEGEIIVDGNTQGNGHNLDLSLGISNGSKGKDNVGDCLSCCNRERLMVDNSASAPLGGQPVHSLTMASKHLPIWSGICPGYLQSYEGMATEKTVEAVSSQQLSSWGWQIQGNGIVAPVPLFSIAASSGFSSSTTTAPSATFPSNPQNNCVQNPLLPLPTTSTSNTNISNYFTYRRS